The following coding sequences are from one Myxococcales bacterium window:
- a CDS encoding cytochrome P460 family protein encodes MRPSFRPCAVLVLVASACAGCGESLPPDLAGYETRCVKLNRDEIPPYEGDPHAGFKNVFACNVPRAALEADERPFPDGTIIIKESRREGQDFTWLVASARKEEGRWRWDEYTRNFGSEDHVRLLLPQSKCSNCHERVSSRDYIYSAYEAP; translated from the coding sequence ATGCGCCCCTCCTTTCGTCCTTGCGCCGTCCTCGTGCTCGTCGCCTCGGCGTGTGCCGGATGCGGAGAGTCCCTGCCCCCCGACCTCGCGGGCTACGAAACCCGCTGCGTAAAGTTGAACCGGGACGAGATCCCCCCCTACGAGGGCGATCCGCACGCGGGTTTCAAGAACGTTTTCGCCTGCAACGTTCCGCGAGCGGCCCTCGAGGCCGACGAGCGTCCTTTTCCCGACGGCACGATCATCATCAAGGAGAGCCGCCGCGAGGGGCAGGACTTCACCTGGCTCGTGGCCAGCGCCCGCAAGGAAGAAGGCCGCTGGCGCTGGGATGAATACACCCGCAACTTTGGAAGCGAAGATCACGTGCGCTTGCTCTTGCCCCAAAGCAAGTGCAGCAACTGTCACGAGCGCGTGAGCTCCCGCGACTACATTTACTCGGCGTACGAAGCTCCATGA
- a CDS encoding DUF1592 domain-containing protein: protein MVTDESRHGPVLRPAFAPRAGGASSLAATRLDPSRPVTAWGVRAMVALFAWAAVACSGTVMNEDTPGTGGSGGGSGGSFVPTDVPSEPVVNNPPAAGACSNPVRDPGPLVARRLTRWEYASSVKDVLGVDLTEDLASYPRELRTEGFFNTAKDLLPTLDRVSLWNELARKASDKITNLEAFVGKYTSCRDPSAACRKEFITRLGGVLARRPLQDDEVARFLPVFEAVASCGLGFDRGAKAVLQALLQSPQFLYRTERQKGGEGMWRALDGYELASRLSYLAAGTTPDLTLQSAAASGDLLDADRRAKEVRRLLTTPGGKATARRFLADWLTLDELDTVTRARDHFSEWDDSLRPALKEEVLRLADDVLFTQRQPLASLLTTTKTFATPELAKLYGMASKGAGWRAYDLPSSQHRQGILTTPGVLMRSGGSAEADMIARSLFIFRSIMCQDVPRPPDGTITAPPAELAGSGKRALSEYRVADATCGKCHRGFEPLAFAFEPFDGIGVFRAKDEAGRDTRMDGQFPAIGTEPAKPFKDVDEFIALLVQHPETQTCLVKKPLQFALGRALEALDECTIEDLSRALAATDGSYEEFLVALARHPTFAFVRRE, encoded by the coding sequence ATGGTCACCGACGAAAGCCGCCACGGACCCGTCCTCCGGCCCGCCTTTGCCCCCCGCGCCGGTGGTGCGTCAAGCTTGGCGGCCACACGGCTGGACCCCTCGAGGCCGGTGACGGCTTGGGGAGTCCGCGCGATGGTGGCGCTCTTCGCATGGGCGGCGGTGGCTTGCAGTGGCACCGTCATGAACGAGGACACCCCGGGCACGGGCGGCAGCGGGGGAGGGTCTGGGGGCAGCTTTGTCCCGACCGACGTTCCCTCGGAACCCGTGGTGAACAATCCCCCTGCGGCCGGGGCATGCAGCAATCCGGTGCGGGATCCCGGCCCCCTCGTGGCCCGCCGCTTGACCCGATGGGAGTACGCCAGTTCCGTCAAGGACGTGCTGGGGGTGGACCTGACCGAAGATCTCGCAAGCTACCCGCGGGAACTGCGGACGGAGGGGTTCTTCAACACCGCCAAGGATCTGCTTCCCACGCTCGACCGCGTGTCTTTGTGGAACGAGCTCGCGCGCAAGGCGAGCGACAAGATCACGAATCTGGAAGCGTTCGTGGGCAAGTACACGAGCTGCCGCGACCCGTCCGCCGCCTGCCGGAAGGAGTTCATCACCCGCCTGGGCGGGGTCCTGGCGCGCCGGCCCCTTCAAGACGACGAAGTTGCACGTTTCTTGCCTGTGTTCGAGGCGGTTGCGTCCTGTGGTCTGGGGTTCGATAGGGGCGCCAAAGCCGTGTTGCAGGCGCTTTTGCAATCCCCACAGTTCCTCTACCGAACCGAGCGGCAAAAGGGGGGCGAAGGCATGTGGAGGGCGCTCGATGGGTACGAGCTGGCGAGCCGCCTTTCGTACCTGGCGGCTGGAACCACGCCCGATCTGACGCTGCAGTCCGCCGCAGCGTCAGGCGATTTGCTTGACGCAGACAGACGCGCCAAAGAGGTGCGCCGGCTCTTGACCACGCCGGGCGGCAAAGCCACCGCGCGTCGGTTTTTGGCCGACTGGTTGACGCTCGACGAGCTCGACACCGTCACGCGGGCGCGGGATCACTTTAGCGAGTGGGACGACAGCCTTAGGCCTGCCTTGAAGGAGGAGGTCCTCCGCCTGGCCGACGACGTTTTGTTCACGCAACGCCAGCCGCTGGCGTCTTTGCTGACGACCACAAAGACCTTCGCCACGCCGGAGCTCGCCAAGCTTTACGGAATGGCCTCCAAAGGCGCAGGATGGCGCGCTTACGATTTGCCTTCGTCCCAGCATCGCCAGGGCATCTTGACCACTCCGGGCGTTCTCATGAGGAGTGGTGGGTCCGCCGAGGCGGACATGATCGCGCGCTCACTTTTCATCTTCCGGAGCATCATGTGCCAAGACGTGCCGCGCCCCCCGGATGGCACCATCACCGCGCCGCCAGCGGAGCTTGCAGGCAGCGGGAAACGGGCGCTGTCCGAGTACCGCGTTGCCGACGCCACCTGTGGCAAGTGCCACCGCGGCTTCGAGCCCCTGGCGTTCGCCTTCGAGCCCTTCGATGGCATTGGTGTCTTTCGCGCAAAGGACGAAGCGGGCCGTGACACACGGATGGACGGTCAATTCCCGGCGATCGGCACCGAGCCCGCGAAGCCCTTCAAGGACGTCGACGAGTTCATCGCGTTGCTGGTCCAACACCCGGAGACGCAAACGTGCCTCGTGAAGAAGCCTCTTCAGTTTGCCCTGGGCCGCGCGCTCGAGGCCCTCGACGAATGCACCATCGAGGACCTGTCGCGCGCCTTGGCGGCGACCGATGGCTCGTACGAGGAATTCCTGGTGGCGTTGGCCCGTCACCCCACCTTTGCCTTCGTTCGCCGCGAGTGA
- a CDS encoding DUF1552 domain-containing protein has product MTYRKSFDRRTLLRGAGSIAIALPFLDGMQTRSVWGAAAAPPPRVVTFFFGLGVRPEHAAQGLTGPLAPLAPFASKVGFSKNLNLGTSSSSANHDVGCEFVFRGVDNKGATLDQFVLEQLHGSQSPTAIRSLIAGTYSRNNGKRENHSFRSNGGVTDSVTRVPQALFDRVFGQFDPGKPANPPPKPTEPGSCEADQARHIERSILDSVSQQYKFLTSEAGNLGAGSRAQLSDHMDKIRELELTVFGESMKMATAATQSALNAQVCGKPERPGVFDGSNFNRLQTNVGDGDVGNDGDVVSIAWADWDKLWRAMADVYAMALICDRARFGNLMFTSGGERLSVKGSYSYGGRTITFDDPTTTHEYWHGWGNDKGYGTMGSYKSRDWVEKHTHLVMSRAAYFMGILDGAREENGKSVLENMLFLMSTELGDGGDSHSLRDIFHLWTGAGGKLKVGSGIDFAEMDATKAYNTMAKGLTGRTMTTTHAPDSKSEGWLLA; this is encoded by the coding sequence ATGACATACCGCAAGTCCTTCGACCGCCGTACCTTGCTGCGCGGTGCCGGGAGCATCGCCATTGCGCTGCCGTTCCTCGACGGCATGCAGACGCGCAGCGTGTGGGGGGCGGCGGCCGCGCCGCCGCCCCGGGTGGTCACGTTCTTTTTCGGCTTGGGCGTGCGCCCCGAGCACGCGGCGCAGGGGCTGACGGGCCCCTTGGCCCCGCTGGCGCCGTTTGCCTCGAAGGTGGGATTCTCGAAGAATCTGAACCTCGGCACGTCCTCGAGCAGCGCCAACCACGATGTGGGATGCGAGTTCGTGTTCCGTGGAGTCGACAACAAGGGCGCGACCCTCGACCAGTTCGTGCTCGAGCAGCTCCACGGCAGCCAATCCCCCACCGCCATTCGGAGCCTGATCGCGGGGACCTACTCGCGCAACAACGGCAAACGCGAGAATCACTCGTTTCGCTCGAACGGAGGTGTCACGGACTCGGTGACGCGGGTGCCTCAGGCGCTGTTCGATCGGGTGTTCGGGCAATTTGATCCCGGCAAGCCCGCCAACCCACCGCCTAAGCCGACTGAGCCTGGTAGTTGTGAGGCGGACCAGGCCCGTCACATCGAACGTTCCATCCTGGACTCCGTTTCTCAGCAGTACAAATTTTTGACGAGCGAGGCGGGCAATCTGGGCGCGGGCTCGCGGGCGCAGCTGTCTGACCACATGGACAAAATTCGTGAGCTCGAGCTCACGGTTTTTGGTGAGTCCATGAAAATGGCCACGGCCGCGACGCAGTCGGCGTTGAACGCGCAGGTGTGTGGGAAGCCCGAGCGTCCCGGCGTGTTCGACGGGAGCAACTTTAACCGGCTACAAACCAACGTGGGGGACGGCGACGTGGGCAACGACGGCGACGTCGTGTCCATCGCCTGGGCCGATTGGGACAAACTGTGGCGTGCCATGGCCGATGTCTACGCCATGGCGCTCATCTGTGACCGTGCCCGCTTCGGCAACCTCATGTTCACCTCGGGGGGTGAGCGTCTGAGCGTGAAGGGCAGCTACTCCTATGGGGGCCGCACGATCACCTTCGACGATCCCACCACCACGCACGAGTACTGGCATGGCTGGGGTAACGACAAAGGCTACGGGACCATGGGCAGCTACAAGTCGAGAGACTGGGTCGAAAAGCACACGCATCTCGTCATGTCTCGCGCCGCCTATTTCATGGGAATCCTGGATGGCGCGCGCGAGGAGAACGGAAAAAGTGTGCTCGAGAACATGTTGTTCCTCATGTCCACGGAGCTCGGCGATGGCGGCGACAGCCATTCGCTACGCGATATCTTTCATCTGTGGACGGGCGCTGGCGGCAAACTGAAGGTGGGGTCCGGGATCGACTTCGCCGAGATGGATGCCACGAAGGCCTACAACACGATGGCCAAGGGCTTGACCGGCAGAACCATGACCACCACCCACGCACCCGACAGCAAGAGCGAGGGGTGGCTGCTGGCCTGA
- a CDS encoding CotH kinase family protein produces MDSPLLDVESSTFPQRPRPLRDGSASVRPRRRAAPANTTPGRSPTPRSFGAGLLALLVGAGLVCGAAGTPEVQARCSDPFDRPDEVLTFHLRMSAKTWADLASDSPDTLTSPEDDCEQFPYRDVQFRCGDEGTWLRIGARRKAGASVPNPKDRFADLKPSLKLDFNQYVMGQRWPADMGKAGFKKLTLNNGQNTFDDEPLQVLLTEHMGWRFLHEEVPDAGRSAYAQLFVHFDDKPNDPPVFGGLYIVVEEMDRTALEKRFGTSKGRLVKVSGAGKCNGVRHDDVVPNPTTEAAEAILALQRPDGADFTTRLDKAFDMDTLLRQEAVRQILGDTDSIFGQFFNNYLAFDPPNGKRHYLPWDIDRMFLWSASYPLEADCTNPIARLMLCQDDVYKRYLQLACQMLSGTMRPERLSSEFSRVDAIIRPLIEKEVNEIWKGGQNPLSAQVGGSYEERFQELSTYFQDRAAAIRGGARSAGVDCPDRCATGATESCRYLTCSGQRKCVDGVWTSCQPQGSGCEDVDGVRDTSIAPAGPGAGPGAPGGGQPGSGSSDTRGAQGCSLSGSGLGPSPISLFVLLGLLVRRRARRPR; encoded by the coding sequence TTGGACTCGCCACTTTTGGACGTGGAGTCGTCTACGTTCCCGCAACGCCCCCGTCCTCTCCGCGACGGGAGCGCCTCCGTCCGGCCGCGTCGCAGGGCCGCCCCTGCGAACACGACGCCCGGGCGCTCCCCGACCCCGCGCTCGTTCGGGGCAGGCCTGCTGGCGCTCCTCGTCGGAGCGGGGCTCGTGTGCGGCGCCGCCGGCACCCCCGAGGTCCAGGCCCGCTGCAGCGATCCCTTCGACCGCCCCGACGAGGTGCTGACCTTCCACTTGCGTATGAGCGCCAAGACCTGGGCGGACCTCGCCTCCGACAGCCCCGACACCCTCACCAGCCCCGAGGACGATTGCGAGCAGTTTCCGTACCGGGACGTTCAGTTCAGGTGTGGCGACGAAGGCACGTGGTTGCGCATCGGCGCGCGGCGAAAAGCCGGTGCGTCCGTGCCAAACCCCAAGGACAGATTCGCCGACCTCAAACCCAGCTTGAAGCTGGACTTCAACCAGTACGTCATGGGACAGCGATGGCCCGCGGACATGGGCAAGGCGGGCTTCAAGAAGCTGACCCTCAACAACGGCCAGAACACCTTCGACGACGAGCCCCTTCAGGTCTTGCTGACCGAGCACATGGGCTGGCGCTTCCTTCACGAAGAGGTTCCCGATGCGGGCCGTTCGGCATACGCGCAGCTCTTCGTCCACTTCGACGACAAACCCAACGACCCACCGGTGTTTGGAGGGCTCTACATCGTCGTCGAAGAGATGGACCGCACCGCGCTCGAAAAGCGCTTCGGCACGTCCAAGGGGCGCCTCGTCAAGGTCTCCGGCGCGGGCAAGTGCAACGGCGTGCGCCACGATGACGTCGTACCGAACCCCACGACGGAGGCTGCTGAGGCCATCCTGGCGCTGCAACGCCCGGACGGCGCCGACTTCACCACCCGCCTCGACAAGGCCTTCGACATGGACACGCTGCTGCGCCAAGAGGCGGTCCGCCAGATCCTGGGCGACACAGATTCGATCTTCGGTCAGTTCTTCAACAACTACCTCGCCTTCGATCCCCCAAACGGCAAACGCCACTACCTGCCCTGGGACATCGACCGCATGTTCCTGTGGAGCGCGAGCTACCCGCTCGAAGCGGACTGCACGAATCCGATCGCGCGGCTCATGCTCTGCCAGGACGATGTGTACAAACGCTACTTGCAGCTCGCCTGCCAGATGCTGAGCGGGACGATGCGCCCCGAGCGGCTCAGCAGCGAATTCAGCCGTGTCGATGCGATCATTCGTCCGCTCATCGAAAAAGAGGTGAACGAGATCTGGAAGGGGGGCCAGAACCCCCTGTCGGCCCAAGTGGGAGGCTCGTACGAGGAACGATTCCAGGAGCTTTCCACCTACTTCCAGGATCGCGCCGCAGCCATCCGCGGAGGCGCGCGCAGCGCGGGCGTCGACTGTCCCGACCGCTGTGCCACGGGCGCCACCGAGAGCTGCCGCTACCTCACCTGCTCCGGCCAACGGAAGTGTGTCGATGGGGTATGGACTTCCTGTCAACCCCAGGGCAGCGGCTGCGAAGACGTCGACGGCGTGCGGGACACCTCGATCGCGCCCGCGGGCCCTGGTGCGGGGCCAGGAGCTCCCGGTGGAGGGCAACCGGGATCAGGCTCGTCGGACACACGAGGCGCGCAGGGCTGTTCGCTCTCCGGCTCCGGCTTGGGCCCGAGCCCCATCTCGCTCTTCGTACTTCTTGGGCTCCTGGTCCGGCGGCGCGCTCGCCGCCCCCGTTAG
- a CDS encoding DUF427 domain-containing protein: MAKAEWKGVTLAESNDVELVEGNVYFPMSAVNPAHLRPSSTHTRCPWKGEASYFHVVVGDEVNHDAAWTYPQPLPAARHVGGCVAFWRGVLVTRND; the protein is encoded by the coding sequence ATGGCAAAAGCAGAGTGGAAGGGCGTGACGCTTGCCGAAAGCAACGACGTCGAGCTGGTCGAGGGCAACGTGTACTTTCCCATGTCGGCGGTGAACCCCGCCCACCTGCGTCCGTCGTCCACTCATACGCGCTGCCCTTGGAAGGGCGAAGCCAGCTACTTTCACGTGGTGGTCGGGGACGAGGTGAACCACGACGCCGCGTGGACGTACCCGCAGCCGCTGCCCGCTGCCCGGCACGTCGGAGGGTGTGTGGCCTTTTGGCGCGGGGTTCTCGTGACCCGCAACGACTGA
- a CDS encoding TonB family protein, whose translation MRRLAAAVVLAALGLGGVARADAQAPPSLVPPALLAAPEAPWPAGIPPETGPVTVTLQIQIDETGRVSDAQVLESPESAFTVPARAAAEAATFAPATRNGHPVPVRVRYQVSFVPPAPRGPALDPPVTTTPPEPPRAPARRRDVDEELTVHLPRARNAAASIGRPELRSDDARVVAGLAQDPVLAVGTLPGTARAPAGERGVIVWGATPDETRILVDDVPVPVLLHAGGLRSVVPEPLVAALSLDPGAFEAAHGLGTGGLLRVSTRRSGPPGTHGSASLNPLDAQLGMSHTAHAWSLVASYREGFANESLGAVSGRIARVVPLPRDRDLFLQARHEGRGRTTLWALVSNERVARRLALPGRIDATEERSTLRFWRVALAHEGDSGRSRLSLWAGQDESELRTQLGGHETRRAVQAKRAGARLAQDFGPPAFRLTVGADAELRRESLRRVGTLGVPPREGDPRVFGLLPNDDVASDTWSTGVYVAGLYAQADLALWGELLRLRPGLRFEPTVITVDPILPASSQAVPLGASRLATPLSPRLELFGRAATALSYRLAAGVHQQPPSGADLSAVFGNPRLPFARALHFLAGLDLGSSAGTHLEPLVFARLSDRIALRPAEAFPPVANALVARGQGRTFGVRVALTQKAWRGLAGQLAYTFTHSQRRSETDARWRPFDFEEPHRLEAQLVWHARPHVTLSSRLRWSSGLPVTPVIGAAFDAAAARYRPLFGPLGGERLPMFFQWDLHLERRFSWERTELSLFLDLVNVTNHTNVVERVFNHDFTESGALTGLPFLALAGGKVSL comes from the coding sequence GTGAGGCGCCTCGCCGCCGCCGTGGTGCTGGCGGCGCTGGGACTCGGCGGCGTGGCCCGCGCCGACGCACAAGCGCCGCCGTCCCTCGTGCCTCCCGCGCTCCTCGCGGCGCCCGAAGCGCCCTGGCCGGCCGGGATCCCGCCTGAAACGGGACCCGTCACCGTGACCCTGCAGATCCAGATCGACGAGACGGGGCGGGTCAGTGACGCCCAGGTGCTCGAGAGCCCGGAGTCCGCCTTCACGGTCCCTGCCCGCGCCGCCGCCGAGGCCGCGACGTTTGCGCCCGCCACCCGCAACGGGCACCCCGTGCCCGTGCGCGTCCGCTACCAAGTGTCCTTCGTGCCGCCCGCGCCCCGCGGCCCCGCGTTGGACCCACCCGTGACGACGACGCCCCCGGAACCGCCCCGCGCCCCCGCGCGCCGCCGCGACGTCGACGAAGAGCTCACGGTGCACCTGCCCCGCGCCCGCAACGCCGCCGCAAGCATCGGACGCCCGGAGCTCCGCAGCGACGACGCCCGCGTCGTGGCGGGCCTTGCCCAAGATCCGGTTTTGGCGGTAGGCACCTTGCCCGGAACGGCCCGCGCGCCCGCAGGGGAACGGGGCGTGATCGTGTGGGGTGCCACACCCGACGAGACCCGCATCCTCGTCGACGACGTGCCCGTGCCCGTGCTCCTGCACGCGGGGGGCCTGCGCAGCGTCGTGCCCGAGCCCCTCGTGGCCGCGCTCAGCCTCGACCCGGGCGCCTTCGAGGCCGCCCACGGCTTGGGCACCGGCGGTTTGCTCCGCGTGTCCACCCGCCGCTCGGGGCCGCCCGGCACGCACGGCAGCGCCAGCTTGAACCCCCTCGACGCGCAGCTCGGCATGAGCCACACCGCCCACGCGTGGTCCCTCGTCGCCTCGTATCGGGAAGGCTTCGCGAACGAAAGCTTGGGCGCGGTCTCCGGGCGCATCGCCCGGGTTGTGCCCCTGCCGCGTGACCGCGACCTCTTCCTCCAGGCCCGCCACGAAGGCCGGGGACGCACCACCTTGTGGGCCCTCGTTTCCAACGAAAGGGTCGCGCGCCGCCTGGCGCTCCCGGGTCGGATCGACGCCACGGAGGAGCGCTCCACCCTGCGCTTTTGGCGCGTGGCCCTTGCTCACGAAGGGGACAGCGGGCGCTCCCGGCTGTCCTTGTGGGCCGGACAGGACGAAAGCGAGCTGCGCACGCAGCTCGGTGGTCACGAGACCCGCCGTGCGGTGCAGGCCAAACGCGCCGGGGCCCGCCTTGCGCAGGACTTCGGGCCGCCCGCCTTCCGCCTGACCGTGGGCGCCGACGCCGAGCTCCGTCGAGAGTCCCTCCGCCGCGTGGGTACGTTGGGCGTTCCGCCCCGTGAAGGCGATCCACGGGTCTTTGGCCTTCTGCCCAACGACGACGTGGCCAGCGACACCTGGTCGACCGGCGTCTACGTGGCCGGGCTCTACGCGCAGGCCGATCTTGCTCTGTGGGGGGAGCTCTTGCGCCTGCGGCCGGGCCTGCGGTTCGAGCCCACGGTCATCACCGTCGACCCCATCTTGCCCGCCTCCAGCCAGGCCGTGCCGCTCGGGGCGTCCCGCCTCGCCACACCGCTGTCTCCGCGCCTCGAGCTTTTCGGGCGTGCAGCCACGGCCCTGTCCTATCGGCTGGCCGCCGGCGTTCACCAGCAGCCTCCGAGCGGCGCCGATCTGTCGGCCGTGTTCGGCAACCCCCGCTTGCCCTTTGCGCGGGCGCTCCACTTTCTGGCGGGGCTCGATCTGGGCTCTTCCGCGGGAACCCACCTCGAACCGCTCGTGTTCGCACGCCTGTCCGATCGCATCGCGCTGCGCCCCGCCGAGGCTTTCCCGCCCGTGGCGAACGCCCTCGTCGCGCGCGGCCAGGGCCGCACCTTCGGCGTTCGCGTGGCGCTCACCCAAAAAGCCTGGCGGGGCCTCGCGGGGCAGCTGGCTTACACCTTCACGCACAGCCAGCGGCGCAGCGAGACCGACGCGCGCTGGCGCCCTTTCGATTTCGAGGAGCCCCATCGGCTCGAAGCCCAGCTCGTGTGGCACGCCCGGCCTCATGTCACGCTCAGCAGCCGGCTGCGCTGGAGCTCGGGGCTGCCCGTGACGCCCGTGATCGGTGCCGCGTTCGACGCTGCGGCCGCCCGCTACCGCCCCCTCTTCGGCCCCCTGGGCGGCGAGCGCCTGCCCATGTTCTTTCAGTGGGACCTGCACCTCGAGCGGCGGTTTTCGTGGGAGCGTACCGAGCTATCCCTCTTTCTGGACCTGGTCAACGTGACCAACCACACGAATGTCGTCGAGAGGGTGTTCAACCACGACTTCACCGAAAGCGGCGCGCTGACGGGGCTGCCCTTTTTGGCCCTGGCGGGCGGGAAAGTTTCACTGTGA
- the pyk gene encoding pyruvate kinase codes for MKRRTKIIATLGPALDSEAALSALLEAGADVLRVNLSHATPRQQLERVQKARRIKPDVAILVDLCGPKLRLGDLPEDLNVHADAELVLGAGGVPVGDPSLYARVRPGDPVYIADGMIALEAKQVGKDFVKCRVLVGGTLRSRKGINLPLDVSSLPCLTDKDRADVADIDVLDPDFVALSYVRHEDDLEELRKLTSLPIVAKIEKQQALDRLDAIVASADAVMVARGDLGVEIPIEKVPASQKRLIREANSIGRPVITATQMLVSMVTNPLPTRAEVTDVANAVLDGTDAVMLSEETAVGRDPAGVVALMARVLSETEPLLGATEGPSRSIPGNAMACAAAKLAEDLDAAAIVAPTRTGVSALRLAAFRPKRPILAYSRVPATTRRLHLAWGVTPIDLTVPAGMDPVEATLEAARRDLPAGSRIVLLDIAPQDARGIASLVNAITL; via the coding sequence ATGAAAAGAAGAACGAAGATCATCGCCACCTTGGGACCTGCGCTCGACAGCGAAGCGGCACTCTCGGCCCTGCTCGAGGCAGGCGCCGACGTCCTCCGGGTGAACCTGTCCCACGCTACGCCCCGGCAGCAACTCGAACGCGTTCAAAAAGCCCGCCGGATCAAGCCCGACGTGGCCATCTTGGTGGACCTTTGCGGCCCCAAGCTGCGCCTCGGCGACCTGCCGGAAGACCTCAACGTGCACGCAGACGCCGAGCTCGTGCTGGGCGCGGGTGGGGTTCCCGTGGGCGATCCATCGCTCTACGCGCGGGTGCGCCCGGGCGACCCCGTCTACATCGCGGACGGCATGATCGCGCTCGAGGCCAAGCAGGTGGGCAAGGACTTCGTGAAGTGCCGCGTGCTCGTGGGGGGCACGCTGCGGTCCCGCAAGGGAATCAACCTGCCGCTCGACGTCTCGTCTTTGCCGTGTCTCACCGACAAGGACAGGGCCGACGTGGCCGATATCGACGTGCTCGACCCCGACTTCGTGGCCCTCTCGTACGTGCGTCACGAAGACGATCTCGAAGAGCTTCGCAAGCTGACCTCGTTGCCAATCGTCGCCAAGATCGAAAAACAACAAGCGCTCGATCGGCTCGACGCGATCGTGGCCTCGGCCGATGCCGTGATGGTGGCGCGGGGTGATCTCGGCGTGGAGATCCCCATCGAGAAAGTGCCTGCAAGCCAAAAGCGGCTCATCCGCGAGGCCAATAGCATCGGGCGCCCCGTGATCACCGCCACGCAGATGCTGGTTTCGATGGTGACGAACCCGCTGCCCACGCGCGCCGAGGTGACGGACGTCGCCAACGCGGTGCTGGACGGGACGGACGCGGTGATGCTCTCGGAAGAGACCGCCGTGGGCCGCGACCCCGCAGGCGTAGTGGCGTTGATGGCGCGGGTGCTGTCCGAAACCGAGCCGCTCTTGGGGGCCACCGAGGGGCCTTCACGAAGCATCCCCGGCAACGCGATGGCCTGTGCCGCGGCGAAGCTGGCCGAGGACCTCGATGCGGCGGCGATCGTGGCGCCCACGCGTACGGGCGTGAGCGCGCTTCGGCTTGCCGCGTTTCGCCCCAAGCGCCCGATCCTGGCCTATAGCCGGGTGCCCGCCACCACGCGTCGCTTGCATCTGGCGTGGGGCGTGACGCCCATCGATCTCACGGTGCCTGCGGGGATGGACCCTGTCGAGGCCACCTTGGAAGCGGCACGCCGGGATCTGCCTGCGGGGTCGCGGATCGTGCTACTCGACATCGCGCCTCAGGACGCGCGCGGCATCGCCTCGCTCGTCAACGCCATCACGCTGTGA
- a CDS encoding inositol monophosphatase — MSGTTPWLDPHALSSAEAIAQAAGALLLEGWGQRPSARTKAAATDLVTEFDGRAEALILDRLTTTFPTHGVVGEEGGQAGPADTDFVWYVDPLDGTMNFVHGLPFFAVSMGLVVEGEPVLGVVHAPVLGWTFSAVRGGKARLNDDTLRVSNVGALPDGLFGTGFPYVAGQPNANLPEFTAFLHNTHGVRRLGSAALDLAFVAAGWFDGYWERHIKAWDLAAGAALVVAAGGRVTDLDGGTLDVRSGRIVATNGLIHEQTVNLLRAAHAAHPTP; from the coding sequence ATGTCTGGAACCACTCCCTGGCTCGACCCTCACGCGCTCTCGTCCGCCGAGGCCATCGCGCAGGCCGCCGGTGCCCTCTTGCTCGAAGGGTGGGGGCAGCGCCCGTCAGCTCGCACGAAGGCAGCCGCCACGGATCTCGTGACCGAGTTCGACGGCCGCGCGGAAGCCTTGATCCTGGATCGCCTCACCACGACCTTCCCGACACACGGGGTGGTCGGTGAAGAAGGCGGTCAAGCCGGGCCCGCAGACACGGACTTCGTCTGGTACGTCGATCCGCTCGACGGCACGATGAATTTCGTCCACGGTCTTCCGTTCTTCGCGGTCTCGATGGGCCTGGTCGTCGAAGGAGAGCCCGTCTTGGGGGTCGTGCATGCGCCCGTGCTCGGGTGGACTTTCTCCGCCGTGCGCGGCGGAAAAGCCCGTCTCAACGACGACACCCTCCGCGTCTCGAACGTGGGCGCGTTGCCCGACGGCCTGTTCGGCACGGGGTTTCCCTATGTGGCGGGGCAACCGAACGCAAACCTCCCGGAGTTCACGGCCTTCCTGCACAACACCCACGGCGTGCGCCGCCTGGGCTCAGCGGCGCTCGACTTGGCGTTCGTTGCGGCCGGTTGGTTCGATGGCTACTGGGAACGTCACATCAAGGCCTGGGACTTGGCGGCCGGCGCGGCTTTGGTGGTGGCCGCCGGCGGCCGTGTCACCGACCTCGACGGCGGCACACTGGACGTGCGCAGCGGGCGCATCGTCGCCACCAACGGCCTCATTCACGAACAAACCGTCAATCTCCTCCGCGCGGCCCACGCCGCCCATCCCACGCCGTAG